The DNA region TTTAAGTTGGGCCATCAGTTTTATTGTCTTAGCTTTTGACTTTTTGTTAGTAGTTGGGGAAATTTTGTACTTCGGTTTTAGCGCACATAATGCAGTCATGAGTCAGGGTATTGGTTCAATAACATTATTCAAAATCAGAGACTTCAGAAAAAGCTaatgaaataaagtgaaatataaTTACTGTGCATCTAATCAGTTGTGCAGTTCTGTGTGTGCTGtaccaaaacaaagaacagtACAAATATCTCTTTACCTATGGAGGACATTCTGCAGGTGCTTGCAAAACATCCCAAGAATTAGCATGTAAAatgagcaaaaccagaaagactACAAATAGCGTGGAGGTATCAACCTGCACATAAAATCCATGATTACTGTAGTTATGTACAAGTATATGCAAGTCATTACCCTGAGCGTAAtcttttcatgattttttttcaaatatttgcttttgccttcatacttatttttaaataatcgTCTGGTTCTTGGCCTGTGCTCTCAGCTGATGGTactctgttttgatttttattttgttctgcttaTAGTAACTGGGTTTGGGTGTGTGTGGAGAGCCCTGTTACTGGAGAATTGCTTTCCTTGGCATGAATAAATCACAAGTTCTCAGGGGTGGCTTTTGCTTCTCCACAGACTGATGGTGGTGCAGGAGAAGGTTCTTGAACTTCCACAATTTCTAGAGGTTTTGTAATTTATGAACAGGTCAACAATAGTTACTAGAACCTGTGGACTAGTCTGTGGACAACACAGAGATCTGGGGGATGGAAAAGTGCAGTGCAGGTTTATATTTTCAGTCCTGCTCCCTGTGAAGTGCTCTTTGGCAGAATGAGAAGGTGCCTTCCTAAAGCTTCCTCGGTCACAATGCAGCGGTTCCTTAGGGATGGCAGCCTGAGGCACGTGCATTGCAATAAAGTCCTGAACTGTGCTATTGTTGCATATGTTTTACGTTTCTTATGACTTTCACACAGATTATTATTGCctaattttaatatttgcagTTCAGTGCTCTCAGGAAATAGGCATGgagttaaaaatgaaagtatgtACGTTAATAAAtctctccacttttttttttaaaggtttttcaggggtggttgttgtttttttttttataaacagctGTTTGAGTTGAAACAGGAAtatgtgaataaaaataaagtcagcACATGAAAGACTTTTATCATAAAGCTTTCAGAGTCCAATTGGCTGAAGTAGGACACAAAAGTTATTTCCCTCTTGGGAGAAACTGATAGTTAATTCACAAGGGCTATGCTGACTATAGTTCTGCTTCTTTATGAGCTGGTCCTCATCAATCATATTTATTGTTAGCTATCCAAGCTGTGCATGTAGTAAATTAACCTCTTTTCAGTCTTCTTTCATGAATCTTTTACCATGCTATCTAAATGCATAAAATGGATATTAAGTAGTATCAATTATAATTCTCAGGCTCCTTACACTTATATGAATATATCCAAAAGAAAACTAACTTTTTTGGCTATGTTCTGAATAAAGACGGTGATGTCTTAAACCATGCTTCTTCTGATACTAGGCcagaaaatacaatatttttgaaaagaattagaaaacaagtttgtttttatttcccacACCCTATCACAGGAAGAGACAGCTAGCATTTCTCTTTTGAGAGCACTGTCTGAGTGCATTGGCATCTGAGCACACCAGATGTCCTGTTGGATACCCAGTGGCAATAAAAATCAGATACTCACCTACTTTGAAAGACAAAAGGTAAAATATAGCTCTTTAAAGTAGTCAGTTTCAGtatcttttgaaaacagttctGTATATCACAGACCTTTAATTTTTTGGGGTgttgtttctctttttgtccTTAGGTACAAGAGACCCCCTAGAGTGGGTCTTCCACAAGGCTCCTACCACCTCTCCTGtcagtgaaatacattttctgatgAAGATAAATCACTACAACAGCATTTGAAACCAAGTCAGTTCTCTCTTTCATGGGAAGTCTTCCTCTTCATCAAGTATGCAACTGCGAGTACAATGTTATCAACAGCTCTAGTGGAGTTGTTTATCTGCCTAAGATTAGACATAAATCTAAGCAATTAAATTGAGTggatttaaaattatatatatctatgtatataAACCAGTCATACATTGACATGGCAAAACTGTACATGGGCCTTAGCTATCCAGATCTCCTAATGCTTCCTGAAGCTGCCGTTTCACATTGGATCTGTAGAGATGGCAGCGGAACCCTAAACTGGAGATGACTTTCAGCTCCCTTGCAAGCCTGTCTCTCACTGTGTGACTCAGATTTCGCTTGTGTCTCTCCCTTACTTTCACAGATTGATCTCTTTaacaaaaagactgaaaaacatgagaaaactTCCCTTTTATTCTAGTAAATGTGATAAAATTCATCTTCTGCCCTACCAAGAACAGCTGAGATTACCTGAAACTGTTGAAGGAGCTTTACCTTTCCTCAATACAGCACCGCTCTTGAGCTGCTGAAGGAAATGGTATTCACTACAAATTGCAAACCTCTTTTCTCATTATCACAGACAGCAAAGCTTGGCTTACAGAAATGAGCTATGACATGAGGTAACCTTAGCAATGAATTACTGTAAGTTTTTCTCATCAATGAATTTCTGTAAGTTTTCTTCGATGTATTTCACGGACAAGGTCACGCGTGTAGGGAGAAGAATAAGCGGGGACAGCACCCacagatttaaattaaaatttaaatcaatttaATCCATACTACTGAGATGGATTAGTCTGGATAGTATACGCACTTTTTTTAGCAATAGAAGGATGAAAAGGTGAATAAAGAAACAACTCTTACTTTACTTTCAGATGCAAAAACCAAGGAGCATACAATGAAACTAGCTAATGGGAAGTCTGAAGTCCTGCCAAGCATCTCCCGGAGTCCTTTGACCCCTGCCTTAGGGCACAGAAGTCTCCAAGAAGATACCAGAggtaatttttctcttttgaggGAAAATCTCTCCTTTAGAATCCGAGACTCCTCCTACGTCTATCTCAGAGTCTCTTGATCTCTTTATAGGTACCTGGCATCCTGGGTAGCAGCCCTATATTCCTGCAAGGACACTacctgagatttttttctctcttttggtAGAAGCTATTTGCACCTCGAATAGTGTGTCACACCctgaatcctgtgttcagtttttggACCCCTCATGTCAGaagggatgtagaggtgctggagcatgtctagagatgggcagcagggctggggaaagggCTGGGGCAGAAGGCTGATGAGGAGCTTTGTGTGGGACCTGGCTGAAGAGAGAGGGATGCTCTAATGGCTGACTCTCCAAAATGATGTCTGCCTCCCTTTGCAGAGTCCTGGTACCCCGCTGCCTTGCCCCAAGGTGGGGACACCTCTTCGGGACAGCCAAGGTCTCATCCCCAGGCTGATCTAGGTCACATCTGGGACCTTCTCAGGGCAGTATGGAAGATAAACAGCAGAGGCACTGAGCATAGGTGAACCCACTGAGCAGCCCCTCACTGCGgctgccctcctccccccccccccccccccaagaacCACAGGGCATGGCACTGTGCCCTTGGAAGCAAGGACAATGAGGTGGAGAGCCTGgagctgcctcctcctgctgctgggcccCTATCATCAGTGCAGAGGTTCTGGCTGAAACGTGGAGTAACTTCATTATGTGTTTACTAGAGGCTTGTGGCCTCATCTTGTCAGGCCCTGCATGCTAACGGGGCTTTCCAGGTGGCTGGGTGACACCAGGTGGCTGTAAGCAGTGGCACCAGTTGCTCCAGTGGCCAGCGTGTCTCTGGTATACTGTGCAGCCCAAGCGACAACCTTTAACACATCTGCAAGCCACAGTTTATTACTGAGCAGCACCAGAACTCGTACTTCAAGGCATGATTTCATGGCTAGGGCTggtgtagcagcagcagcagcgatgGAGAGAGCAAGAAACATAGTCCTAGGGCCCCCCCTAAGGGTAACGATGCCCCAGGCAGCGAAAGCTGTATTATAACTCCGAGGGGTCGTTCCTTATTTACCTGTCGATGCCTGCATCATTATGGATTGATACTACTAACCGAAACAACTATGACCTCACAACAGTGTGACCTGTTAAATCCAGTAACCCTACTGCTGGAAATACTAATAGCCAGAACAGGAATCTCTTTACAACTGCCTAGAAACTCTGGAATTGAAACAAACAGTTttgctaaaagaaaaggaacagaccCTCGGCAGCCTGGACTTGCTGTTATTCTGCGATGGATCATCCTACTATGAAAAGGGACAACAGTTACAGGACACACCATCACCACACAATttgtggtgctggcagcaagaGCTCTTCTGGTACACCCTGGGGCACAAGCTGCAGAATGAAAAGTTTTAACTCAAGTATATGCTTtagcagaaaaatcaaaccactTACATCCACATAGTCTCCCAACTATGTTCTGGGAGTAGTGTTTGCAGCAGGACTgatctggaaagaaagagggtTTCTAGCATCAGCATGACACAAAATGGCACATCCAGAACATATTTTGGATCTTCTACATGctccagaaaaaacaaaacaagtagcAGTATTATACCATAAAGCCCACCCGTGAGACACTTCTGATCTGACGGAAGGAAACAGCCTTGCCAACGGTGCAGCTAAGGCAGCGGCTTTACAACCCTTACAGGTACAATcaaaaatacaagaagaaaTGCTACCATAACTGCAGAAGAATCAAAACAAGAATGTGAAACCGTACCcacaaaagaaactgaaaaatggaaacatctAGAAGCAAAACAGGTAAATGGAATCCAGACGttagaaagaaaaccttttctcTCCAGGATTCTTCTGTTGATATCTCTGGTCAGAGAGCTCCACCATCAGACACATGGAGGAGCATCTTATCTAGAAAAGCAAGTCTCTCAGTCATGGGTGGCACCTGGATTGACCCAAGCAATATTACAAGTCACAAAAGGATGTCTGAGAGATGCAGAATGTAACGCAAACTCCAAAATAGACACAAACCCAAAATGAGGGCCCTTGGACCCGGATGCCATTCCGGAAACTACAGCTTCACTTCCAAGATGTGTCTGCcaaagagagacaaaaaaacctACTGGTTATAATGGATGAACTGCACTGTTGGGCAGAAGCATTCCCAAAAAGCAACTGCTCGAGTGGTGGCTAAAGCTTTACTGAAAGATACTGTCCTTCTATGAAGTTAGACCCAGGCAAATAAGAATATTTTGCCCCTAGGATGGAATAACACCGTGTGGTAGCACAGGTCACCCTACTGGCCAGCCAGCTGGCTGGGgaacagctttgcaaaaatgGACTGAGGGTCTGGTGGGCAACAAGTCCAAGAGAGTTCAGCCAGCTGCACACCGGGCCTATTTGCACGAGTGTAAGCAGCACATGAAGTGCTCCTTACCTTTTAGTCAGCTGCTTCctcaattatatttttctggGGCCAAAGGCAGAAGGAGGGCAAAGCAGATACAGGCTCCAAGCATGGCTTGCTTGTTGGTGGAGATGCTGCCCATCCCACTggggacaggtgacccaagccaGGTTACATGATGCTGCTGTGCAAGCTCCCCTCTGCTTGGGACACATGTTGGAGCAAACGATAAGGAGACCAACACACGGTTAAGTTCCACTTGCAACACCATTAGCAATTTATTAACCTGTCAGTCAATGTGACTTCCAACTCTGACAACGAAACATGAAGGTCCAACTGCACCATAGACTGAACAGAGGCACCCGCTGCACTGGGGGAAGGCTGGAAGCCCAGGGACCCAAGATGTACCCTGACATTCACCACCTCAgtgctttctgcttcagtttcccCTTTTTCAAAGTAGAAACGATGGTGGCAACTTCCACCTGTGAGGCTCTGGGAAGCCAGGTGCCACCATCTAGGGGATAGAATGCCAAGGAAACTGAGCCAAACACTTGTCTTTCCCATCTGTCTGGGGGAGAGGACAGGTGCCCTTCCCCTGCCAGGgcttcagagcagagagcaCTTCAAAGGCAGTCGctggcacccacagcacccaggctggCTCAGCAGGGCCTGTGCAGCGCACCCCATCACCATGCTGGGCATGGGGGAGGCCCAGATCCCACTCTTGCTGCAGACAACCAGCCTCCACAGCACGAGGGGAAGGTAAAGGCAGCCTTGCTCTGCCCAGGCTGAGAGAGTCTGTCTAGATACGTAATACAACACAGCTCGGCAGCTTTCTCTTCTCGGATCACTAAACTGTTCTAAAAAGGCACTTCACTCCCTGTCCCATGAGGAAGGATATATCTGGGAAAAACCTTTAAGAGtaaatttttagaaatgtttcaacagaaagcagaggacCTACAGCACCACGGCAGCACTCCTCCCTGGCAGAGGCAGTGTTAAGATCAGCACTGAGCAGCAAACGCCCCCAGGGCCCATGCAGCAACCCATACCTACTACAAGTCAGAGGCCACGGCCTCTGCAGTGGCCTGGGTTCAGGCAGACAAGGCCTCTGGCAGAGTCTCCACAGCCCCAGACGAGGATCCGAATTGCAGCTGCCCAGCAAGAGGATGGCTGGGATGCAGCCGGCAGAAACGCCCCAGCGTCCAGATGGGGAAGACATTGCGGTAGGCAGTATAGCTGATAGCGCACGACTTGTTGAATACCCCAGCAATATTCtcctgagagagagagaaagagagcaaGATGGTATGGGTGACAGGGCACCACAGTGTGTCCAGGGTGCGGTGTTGAGCTCATTGCCTTCCCGAAGTCCCCCACCAAAAGCCACATATGGCTTCCTTTCCAGGTAAGGGAAAGCACATGACTGCAATGGCTGCACAATGCCCAGGACATCTGCAACACCAGGGAACCCCTTGGAAAGACCAGAGGAAAGATGTACCTGAGGCCAGTCCCCGTTGGGCAGCTGCTTATCAATCAGCACTTTGATGCCCCTTTCCAGCACGCTGACGTCAGGGTACCTGCAAAGCACGAGGCAGATGTGAGCACTCTTGCCCAAACCATCATCCATCCGCTCAGGGAGCCCAACCTTCAGGCTGCCCCGAGCGTGTCCCAGGCACGCCGAGAGCTTTGGGAAGGCCCCCCACAACCCCAGGACACCAGACATGAATACAGCAATATTTTCCCAGGCTGGAGGCCTGTGGTTGTGATCCAGACCTTTGCTTTGCACCGGCTCCCCCTCACCCGGCATTACAAGCTCCGCTGGCCTGTGGAGCACTGTGCAGGCCAGTCCCTCATTGCAGGAGGCTTGTGACCAGCAAGGTCACGAACAAACATGGTTGGGTGCACGGCCCGCACCAGCCCCGCCACACAACCCAGCCTACATTCCCCACCTCACCGAGCACCCAGGGCCAGGCGAGGGGAAGAGGTGAGGGCTGCTCCTACCTGACAGCCATGAGTCCCAGCAGGGCCCAACACGTGTTGTGGATCTGCGACGTGGCACTCTGCACATATGTGCGCTGCTCGCAGGACTCGAAGTCTTCTCCCCAGCCACCATCTGCCATCTGCTTGGAGAGGAGGAACTGGCAGGCCTGGGCCACCTCTCGGCATGCAACCCTGCACGGATGGGGCAGAGAACcagacagggctggggacagggagccTTTGCACACCCACGTTTCCCAGCGGCAAACAggagctgtgctctgccctgcccacagctgggatGGCCCCCAAGAGACTGAGGCTCTCGGGCAGCCAGCACCCTGGATATTATTGCAGGGCCAAGGATCTGGGAGGAGCAGCACCCGGGGCAGGAGAGCCCATGTGCATCCAGGGCATccacccagccccaccacggaGTCTTGCCCTGGCCCAAGAAGCAGGCAGGGGTAGGGGAACCAGACAGCCCCTCCTCACCCGTTGCGGTATGTGTGCTGCATACTGGCGAACGCCTCCAGACCAAACCAGGTGCCGTAGGTGAAACAAACCCCCCAGCTcctggaaggaagaggagagtgGTATTGTCAAGGGTACGAGGCCCCACGTGGAGGCAGGATGGCACGTGGCCATGTTCACaggaagagcagagccaggcacaGAGCCTGACGTCCCTTATGGTGCAACCATGCCCAGTCCCACCAGCACCTGCTCCCAGCTCACTCAGGTGTCAGCAGACACTCTGGAACCAGTGGAGCTGGAGCCACCCTAACCCCCAGGGGTTGTCCGAGTCTTGTGCAATGCACAAGGTGCTTGCCTCACCtaggcaggagggagaggaaaggagagcaaAGAACCGGAGCTACAGGAGGATCAGCCCCTTCTTGCCCCTTCCCACAGATCCTGCCAGCCAGGAATGCTTGCCATCATGGTCCCTCTCACACTGGGGCACCCAGAGGAAAACTGGGCACCAGGAACACCGCTTACCCTTCCCACGACCCATCAGCTCGCTGCTTCTTGCGACAGAAGTCCAGGCCCTTCTGCAGAGTCTCCCTGGTCAGGAGGAGAGACACCTACTTCAGAAGCAGCTCAAATTCAGTGGCTGCTTCATCAAGGGCATCCACCAGTCCCTCTGAGGCTTTGATGGGTCCCAATATTAGAAGGCTTAAGAGGCAAGAGCATGCTGCAGACAGGCAACCACACTGTTCAGGATCTCAGAGTCAAATCATGCACCAGTTGGGTGCTCTCATGCCAGCATGCAAGCAGGGGACCCAGCCTACAACTGCCTGCAAGATCAAGGCAACTGCTAAGAGGCAGGCAGATCTCCCCCAGTTTCCCCAGTCTGGTCCCAAACAGCCGATGCCCTGCTCCTTGAGAGAGGTTGGGCCCCAGCCTCTTGTGGGGGGCTCTGGTTTGGAGAAGTCACCAGCATCCCAGCTGCGCACACACCGAGGgcctctgcagaggctgcttcATGCCAATGCAGAAATCCAGGCAAGCCCCCTGACAAGACTCAGCAGGGACTGTGCCAGGAGCCCAGAGCAGGCAGTACGGGACACTGCAGCCTGTCCTCTCCCATACCCGATTCTCACCTCAGTGCCTCACCTGATCTCTGGGGCTCTGTGCTCAGGGAACTCACTCTGGAAGTGTCTCAGTGCCTGCATGACAGCTGACGTGCACTCCACGTAGGTGTAGTCGATCATGATGTCGCCTACCAACAGGTGAAGGATATCAGCCTCTCAGCTGGGGAGCCCCTGAGCCACACACTGCCAACCCCTCCCTTGGACCCAGGGCACCCTTATCCTACagaggggccgggggcagcACCAGGCACCCGCTGGGCACAGCGAGGCCAGGCCACTGTGTCCCTTCACAGTGCACAGGGTGACCAGCCCCATACAACTCCCCTTACCAAACACCTCCGAGGGATTCAGCAACTCCAGTAAGTGTCCTCCTCGTTTGGTTTCATATGTAGCAAAGCCTCCATCGGAGTTCCTCATGCTCAGCAACTGCCCAGACAAGCAGAGAGAGGGGTTGAGGCTGGCTCACAAGCAGCACCACCCCAGTCTGGCCGCAAGCCAGGTGTGAGGACAAACTCAGACCCAGAAGTCGGTGGGGCTGGCAGACAACCCAGGTCCCAAACCACATCAACAGGCCCAACCTGGACCATCACATTACAACACATATGTAGCCCTGTATCATAGTAAATATGGTGTTGCCATACCAGGCCACAGGCCTCGTACTAGCTTAGTAATAGCAGATCTAACAACTTGTCAGGCCTTGACCTCTCCTATCTTAGCTCAGTTTAGCTGCCCACATTTCCCCTAGCCCTAATTTTTGCAGCACTTACCACATTCACTGCATCAAAGAGGCGCTCAGGGGGCACAAGCTTGGCTATGAAGGGGCacttctcctgcagcagcatcactgaCTTCAGTCCCTCTGCTGTGCAGTCTGCCACGATCCAGCCACAGTCTCGGGTGCTGAAGGGGAAGCCACCCTGGAAAGGGGTCAGGAGGGCTCAGCACCTTCCCCTGCTCACTTCTTGTAAGTAGGGGGAGGTGCTGCCCCTCATTCCCACCCCCTCTGCCCAAATCCCTGCCCCGTTTGCACATCCTTCAGAGACCAGTTCTAGCCATTGTACCTTGTTCATATGGCGATAATATTTCTGGTAGTCAGGTGGGTTCTCTGGGATCTGGAGAAGACAAGAAACAAGTCAGGGCAGGCTGGAGGTGCCTGGCTGCAGGACCACGCGCTGGAAACCATTGCAGATGCAGAACCATGTGGGACTGGCACTACCTGTCTCTTACTTGAGAGAGGCGGACAAGGAAAGAGGTCAGCTCTGGAGCAGGGAGTGCTGAAGAGAAAGCACATTTTGGCCTTTTAGCAAACGTTGAAAGTCCCCTCTTTGGGTGCTTTCCTGTCAGGGAGCCACCTGCTTTTAATGCTCCCATTAGCAGCACCATGAGCAAGACCTATAACTGCATCTGCACCAAGCTGCTGGTGATGGTGACCCCCACCTTGAGCCACCAACCCAGCCAGTAGGAGTGGAGTTCATAGTCACTAGCCAAGGAGTCTGGGTTTCCCAGAAGGGTGCCTCAAATGTGTGGGCACCAGAGAGAACGAAGGGCAGAGAAGTCTAAGCTCTGAGTTTTCCAGTCTCTCTTAACCCAGGTAGCCAACCCAAACCTGGGCCTGGCCAAGGTCCTCTCCAAGCTGCAAAGATGGCTCCCAGCAACAGGGAGCAGAAAACAGGAGGCTGTCCCTAGGACTTTGCTAATCTGGCCCTTCAGAAGAGCTCTTCAGAAGGCAACAGATGCATCCAACAGGACTCCGAGAAGCAGCCAAGTCTGCATAGCCAGCGTGTGTGAGACACCACCAACTGGCTCCACTCACCTGGGTGAACCGGAGGAACTCATAAGCGTTTTGGAGGCAGGATGTGAATTCAGGAATCTTCTGGGCTTCCGCCTAGAAACAGATGTGCACAGTCAGCAAGAAGTTGGGGCCACCAAACATGCCCCTCAAGAAGAGGATGTGCGGGAATCTTCCTGGCCTGCTGATCTAGGTGCCGTTAATGCCTGGCCCTTCATATAGCCCTTTCTGTAAGTTTGCACTCATACTTCATTTACTGTCTCCATTACAAACCCCTACAGTGAGAGCTGAACCCACAACTGTTGCCAGCATTGCTGAGAGAGCTATTTGCACGACCAGGTTAGGGGCTTACCAGGGTAATCACAAATCACACTGCCCTCCAAAAAGCACGCCCACCATAGCGGTCTCTGCCCCAGTGCGGGAAAGCAGGAGAACCTGCACGCTGTCCCTGCCAAACGGCAACACTCTGAGGCCAAACAGAGCAAGGAGGAAGGGCCAGGGTTTTACAAGACTGCAGCAACTGGGAAGTCTAACTGGACTCAGCTGGTGCTGTGGCCTCCTGCTTCAAAATCAGCTGGCAAAAGTGGGCCGTaccagctgtgctgggcacccTGCCTACCACAGCTGAGGTGGGCTCTGAGAGGTCATGTGTTTGCCAGGCTCAGTCATACAATGCAATGCCAGAACTGGCACAGCAGAGGTCTGAGGGAatgcacagcaggagctgctggtatTCAGGGACGCAGCAGGAGAGACCATTTTCCCAAGATGGCACGTAGCACTGAGGGGTGCGTTACCTCCAGGAAGGCTTGGATGGCAAAGGCAGTATCCCAGAGCTGGGATCCATTTGTGCCCTggaacagagaaagcagatagTGAGGggccagtgctggcagcagcctgacCCAGCTGTGGGGTCTATGGGACAGCATATCGCCCCTGCAATACCCCCACTAGCGCCCTGCATCTCAGTTTTAGGTTACCCAGCATGATGGCTAATGTGCTGGCATAGAGGGGACAGATGCAGCAGCTCAGGGTCAGCAAGGGTATAGGAAATGAGACAGCTGCTTCAGCCTGCTCTGCCAAGACAGGAGAGGTGGCTAGTGATAAGGAGCAGAGGAACACAGTGACTGTGAGAGAAGCACAGCTCAGTCCACATGCAATATCCAGGGCCAggctttctccttcccttcatccaggAACAATGGGAATGAAGACAATGAAGGCCTAGAGCTGCCCCCTCAGCTCACAGCCACAGAGAGGCAAACTAGCAGGACAGACACTACTCACTCCTGGCACAGCCAGGCAAAGTGGCAGTGAGATAGACAAGGCCACCAGGCACCAAAGGCAAGATACCAGGAGCTCAGGCCTAGGGTGAACAAGCTATCCCATTATCCCACGGGCTGCCCCAGCATGCCAGAGTTCCTCTCAGTGACAGCAGAACTCCTACAGCACTTCACCTGCATCTTCATGCCATCGAGGCCCAGCCTGTGGGAGGAAAgagcacagtgctgcagcacagacacagcgAGAATGCCAGGAAGCGGGTCAGGAGACACGGTGTGCTCGCTCCACAGGGATCACAGCCTATGCTGTGCCAGATGGACCACACTCAGCCCTTACCAGAGATAGTCGGGGATCCTGGAAACATGCTCTTGAAAAGCTGGGGAGTTCTTCCCATCCACAAACCAGCGAACCAGCATGTTGATCGTTTTGGAAATCTGCCGAGACCAGCACTGTCACTGCTCTGGATACAGCTTCTTCCAGCCTCAGAGACACACACCCCTCCCACCCAGCGTAAAACCATCTAGAGGTGGTCCCAGGCTTGATCCCAGCAGCTCCGTCTGTGGCACCACGCAGCATAGCTGAGTGAATGAGGCAGGTGCCACGAGATTACTTCAGAGCTTCCCCTCAGACCATTTTCCTGGACTACAAGAGGCACCCCTCACCAGGGCCACAGCTGGCCCCATGCCCTCTGCACCTTCTGTGCCCTGTTAGCATTAAGCTCTTGAGCATTAGGATCCTGCAGCAGGAGTTGTGCCTGAGCAAGATCTGGAGACTATGGTTGCATACCACAATTACAAAGGGCTGGGGGGCCACAAGTTGGTCCCTAAAGAGCAAGGggcaagatttttaaaagactgacAGCAACCGTCTTACCGGCCCAATGCTGATGCACTTGGTGAATCTGTCATCAGCTTTGATGTGGTCATACAGCTCTGTAATGGCTCGCTGCCGCAGGcgagtgctgtggtgggcttcgtACACATTCATGATAGCtgcaggagaagaaagggaCATGCAATGAAAAATCCACCCTGTGCAGCCAAGACTCACTTGGTGTGGCAAGCCGCACCACTGCTCTCGTGATGACCAGTTGAGGAAAGCATGGGAACTGCTATACCCCAGAGTGGCTCGAGGACCCGAGCACAAGGCCATGCTGTATTTAGGGAGGGAGAAGCCCAAGGATCACACAGTCCATGTCTCCATCCCAACTCCACGGCATACATCAGTAGCTG from Falco biarmicus isolate bFalBia1 chromosome 8, bFalBia1.pri, whole genome shotgun sequence includes:
- the LSS gene encoding lanosterol synthase, which codes for MEPGLAMAADGGAVRRRGGPWPSAAATALPAWRLRCEGGRQRWRYLGDGDGEDGEAGGERRAQTTLEEHSLGLDTGRALRPLPAAGTAREAARKGMRFYAALQAEDGHWAGDYGGPLFLLPGLLIVCHTAKIQLPAGFRKEMVRYLRSVQLPDGGWGLHVEDKSTVFGTALNYVALRILGVGPDDPDVVRARVNLHSKGGAVGIPSWGKFWLAVLNVYSWEGMNTLLPELWLLPTWFPAHPSRLWCHCRQVYLPMSYCYARRLSAEEDELIQSLRQELYVQDYASIDWPAQRNNVAACDVYTPHSWLLGVAYAIMNVYEAHHSTRLRQRAITELYDHIKADDRFTKCISIGPISKTINMLVRWFVDGKNSPAFQEHVSRIPDYLWLGLDGMKMQGTNGSQLWDTAFAIQAFLEAEAQKIPEFTSCLQNAYEFLRFTQIPENPPDYQKYYRHMNKGGFPFSTRDCGWIVADCTAEGLKSVMLLQEKCPFIAKLVPPERLFDAVNVLLSMRNSDGGFATYETKRGGHLLELLNPSEVFGDIMIDYTYVECTSAVMQALRHFQSEFPEHRAPEIRETLQKGLDFCRKKQRADGSWEGSWGVCFTYGTWFGLEAFASMQHTYRNGVACREVAQACQFLLSKQMADGGWGEDFESCEQRTYVQSATSQIHNTCWALLGLMAVRYPDVSVLERGIKVLIDKQLPNGDWPQENIAGVFNKSCAISYTAYRNVFPIWTLGRFCRLHPSHPLAGQLQFGSSSGAVETLPEALSA